In Sulfurospirillum oryzae, the genomic window AAGCTATAGCTTTGTTTGAGTACTATATTCTTACCAAAGAAAATGGCGCTGAAGATTGCGAAGAGGTAATGGAAGAGATTATTAATTCGGTTGAAGCGCACAGTGAAAAAATAGCTCATTTATTTAAAGAGAATGATTTTGAAGCACGCATTAACGCTGAAAATGGCATAAAATATGAAGATTTTATGACGCTTATTGAATCACGAGGAAGTTTTAAAGAAGCTTTTGAAGACATTATGTTTTCAACCAAAGTGATTATTTCCAAAAAAGAAGACTTTGTCGATTTCCTCGCTAAATTGATTGAAAATGGATTTATTGAAATGTCCCTCAACTACCTGGAGAGTGCTGTCACTCTTTTCCCCAACGATGAGCAACTGTTATCGCTTATTAAAAAAGTACAAAAATAGAGAGTTCCCGTGAAAATAGATTTGCAAAACCATGAGCCGTTTTTACATGTAACGGATAATTCGAACGAGTGTGATGCTTCTAGCATCTTTGTTATGAGCGATCAAAATGCTATTTATAAGCAAAGCGCCATTGATCATGGTTGTACGAAGATTATTTCGCCCAAAGAGTGCTTAGATCTTTTAGGTCTTAGCGATTCGATT contains:
- a CDS encoding tetratricopeptide repeat protein — its product is MNAYIKKGIEKFYAKNFSEAMLQFALALSEDPKSKEARIGAILCDMAMHNEEQAIALFEYYILTKENGAEDCEEVMEEIINSVEAHSEKIAHLFKENDFEARINAENGIKYEDFMTLIESRGSFKEAFEDIMFSTKVIISKKEDFVDFLAKLIENGFIEMSLNYLESAVTLFPNDEQLLSLIKKVQK